Proteins co-encoded in one Blastocatellia bacterium genomic window:
- a CDS encoding glycosyltransferase family 1 protein: protein MRIGIDAHAIGTGLAGNETYIKNLIPALAEIDSKNEYIIFVTRSESPVAEIEKFPHVRIVRIWPHTRYVRIPLSLPLAVLRTGVDLLHVQYTAPPWNFVPVVTTIHDISFEHLPQFYTPRERWFFKLAIGYTARHAAKILTDSEYSRQDIIQTYDLPADRVVVTPLGVSSIFRPVREPDRIESVRKKYGITREYLLSVGSLQPRKNLVRLITAYVRLRAREEDFAPQLVIVGKRAWLYQDIFRAARTSGYLSDIIFTDYVPDEDLPMLYSGATVFIYPSMFEGFGLPVLEAMACGVPVITSNSSSLPEVAGEAAVLVDPYDETALEKAILRLVSDDRLRQKLSLEGLRQAQKFSWRRTAELTLQVYEDVVRRATGKSEPLYARSAAS, encoded by the coding sequence ATGCGGATCGGAATTGACGCCCATGCTATCGGGACGGGTCTTGCCGGAAACGAAACCTATATCAAGAACCTCATCCCCGCACTCGCTGAGATTGATAGCAAGAACGAGTACATCATCTTCGTCACGCGCTCCGAAAGCCCTGTTGCCGAAATCGAGAAGTTTCCTCATGTTCGGATAGTCCGTATCTGGCCTCATACGCGATACGTGCGGATTCCCCTGAGTCTGCCGCTGGCCGTGTTGCGGACGGGCGTTGATTTGCTCCACGTGCAATATACCGCGCCTCCCTGGAATTTCGTTCCTGTGGTGACGACGATCCACGACATCTCGTTTGAGCATCTTCCGCAGTTTTACACTCCTCGGGAACGCTGGTTCTTCAAGCTGGCCATCGGGTATACCGCCCGTCATGCCGCGAAAATTCTCACCGATTCCGAATATTCCCGTCAGGACATTATCCAGACCTACGATCTGCCAGCGGATCGTGTCGTTGTGACTCCGCTTGGGGTGAGTTCCATCTTCAGGCCGGTTCGAGAACCTGATCGGATTGAATCGGTCAGGAAAAAATACGGGATCACCCGCGAGTACCTGTTGAGCGTGGGGAGTCTGCAACCCCGAAAAAATCTCGTGCGTTTGATCACGGCCTACGTCCGACTTCGCGCGCGAGAGGAGGATTTCGCGCCGCAGCTTGTGATTGTGGGCAAGCGGGCCTGGCTCTATCAGGACATCTTTCGGGCGGCCCGGACATCCGGCTACCTCTCCGACATCATCTTCACTGACTACGTGCCGGATGAAGACCTGCCCATGCTCTACAGTGGAGCGACGGTGTTTATCTATCCTTCGATGTTCGAGGGTTTCGGATTGCCGGTGCTGGAAGCAATGGCCTGTGGCGTTCCGGTGATCACGAGCAACAGTTCCTCGCTGCCGGAAGTCGCCGGCGAGGCAGCCGTCCTGGTTGATCCCTATGACGAGACGGCGCTCGAAAAAGCCATCCTCCGCCTCGTCAGCGACGATCGGTTGCGCCAGAAATTGTCGCTGGAGGGCCTTCGGCAGGCGCAAAAATTCTCCTGGCGTCGAACGGCGGAGCTGACGCTGCAGGTCTACGAAGATGTGGTGCGGCGGGCCACGGGAAAGTCTGAGCCTCTTTATGCACGGTCAGCAGCATCATGA
- a CDS encoding glycosyltransferase — translation MKIAIMGIRGIPANYGGFETFAENLATRLVERGHEVTVYGRSHYVTPTLRSYRGVRLVVLPTIKHKYFDTVVHTILSVLHAWRQDYDVILFCNAANALAAGLARLLGKKTVINVDGIERKRRKWNWLGRTYYLLSEWLSTILPHALVTDARVIQDYYRRRYRKESWMIAYGADVERWPDSGRLRDFGLEPDRYILYVSRLEPENNAHLVIEAFEGVRTDMKLVIVGDAPYARDYIRRLKQTQDPRILFTGFVFGDGYRVLQQNAYCYVHATEVGGTHPALVEAMGFGNCVLVLDTPENREVAGEAGLYYRDAAELRAHLQRLVDSPDLLESFRQRARARAQAHYSWDHVTDQYEKLFRLVVARSLGLDR, via the coding sequence ATGAAAATCGCCATCATGGGAATTCGGGGAATCCCGGCTAATTACGGAGGCTTCGAGACCTTCGCCGAAAATCTGGCCACGCGGTTGGTCGAGCGCGGTCATGAGGTCACGGTCTACGGTCGAAGCCACTACGTGACGCCCACTCTGCGGTCTTATCGGGGAGTTCGCCTGGTCGTTCTGCCTACAATCAAGCACAAATATTTCGATACGGTGGTTCACACGATCCTGTCGGTGCTGCACGCGTGGCGGCAGGATTACGATGTGATTCTCTTTTGTAATGCGGCTAATGCCCTGGCTGCGGGACTGGCGCGGCTGCTGGGAAAGAAGACCGTCATCAACGTGGATGGGATCGAACGCAAGCGGCGCAAATGGAACTGGCTCGGACGAACATATTACCTGCTCTCGGAGTGGCTCTCGACGATTCTCCCCCATGCCCTTGTCACCGATGCTCGCGTCATTCAGGACTATTATCGCCGCCGGTACCGAAAGGAGTCGTGGATGATTGCTTACGGGGCCGATGTCGAGCGCTGGCCCGATAGCGGACGCCTGCGGGATTTCGGACTGGAGCCCGATCGCTACATCCTCTATGTCAGCCGATTGGAGCCGGAAAACAACGCGCATCTTGTCATTGAAGCCTTTGAGGGGGTTCGCACCGACATGAAGCTCGTGATCGTGGGCGATGCTCCCTATGCGCGGGACTACATCCGGCGGCTCAAGCAGACGCAGGATCCGCGCATTCTTTTCACGGGATTCGTCTTTGGTGATGGCTATCGCGTTCTCCAACAAAACGCTTACTGCTACGTTCACGCTACCGAGGTGGGAGGGACACACCCGGCCCTCGTCGAAGCCATGGGATTTGGCAATTGCGTCCTTGTTCTCGACACGCCGGAGAATCGCGAGGTCGCCGGGGAGGCCGGTCTCTATTACCGGGATGCCGCTGAGTTGCGCGCCCATCTCCAGCGGCTTGTTGATTCACCTGATCTGCTTGAATCTTTTCGTCAGCGAGCGCGCGCCCGCGCCCAAGCCCACTACTCGTGGGATCATGTGACCGACCAGTACGAGAAGCTCTTCAGACTGGTCGTCGCGCGTTCCCTGGGGCTGGACCGTTAG